Proteins from a genomic interval of Alteromonas macleodii ATCC 27126:
- the lptC gene encoding LPS export ABC transporter periplasmic protein LptC: MSLFGFNRLGLSISALFILAMLMYIPTWMEEQPETQGNRENDALKPAYKAKNLTTTLYNQDGELNHKVFAESMEHYDQLGFVLFQQPKYTLYTENASSPWVVTADEGTLYNNELIQLENQVNIENQTGDDFVRSISTEYIQINLETKQMTSDQPVEILGTQYVILSNGFNANLRTQEYELLDHVQTTYSPSN; encoded by the coding sequence ATGAGCCTGTTTGGCTTTAATCGCTTAGGATTAAGTATATCGGCGCTATTTATTCTGGCGATGCTGATGTACATCCCTACGTGGATGGAAGAGCAGCCTGAAACGCAGGGGAATCGTGAAAACGATGCGCTAAAGCCCGCCTACAAAGCAAAAAATCTAACCACTACGCTGTACAATCAAGACGGTGAGTTAAATCACAAAGTATTTGCAGAGTCGATGGAGCATTACGACCAGCTTGGCTTTGTATTGTTTCAGCAACCTAAATACACCCTTTATACAGAAAACGCGTCATCACCATGGGTGGTAACCGCTGATGAAGGTACACTATACAATAACGAGCTAATCCAGCTGGAAAACCAAGTTAATATTGAGAACCAAACTGGCGATGACTTTGTCAGAAGTATATCGACCGAGTACATTCAAATTAATTTAGAAACCAAGCAAATGACATCTGACCAACCCGTTGAAATACTGGGCACCCAATATGTCATTTTAAGTAATGGGTTTAACGCGAATTTACGCACACAAGAATACGAGCTTTTAGATCATGTACAAACCACTTATTCCCCTAGCAACTAG
- the kdsC gene encoding 3-deoxy-manno-octulosonate-8-phosphatase KdsC, giving the protein MTTTLYTEINDSLFAKLAKIKLLVCDVDGVFSDGRIYLGNDGEELKAFHTRDGYGVKALVSNGVNVAVITGRRSAIVENRMKALNVAHIIQGEENKADALSDLMKHLELNTDEVAAVGDDMPDTGMYKHVAVKIAVADAHPYVAKQANWITTLPGGFGAVREISDTILQAKGVANEIFGASV; this is encoded by the coding sequence ATGACAACCACCTTGTACACGGAAATAAATGACTCGCTTTTCGCAAAACTAGCCAAGATAAAGTTGCTGGTATGCGACGTTGATGGTGTGTTCTCAGATGGCCGAATTTACTTAGGTAACGACGGTGAAGAACTTAAAGCATTCCATACCCGTGATGGATATGGTGTAAAAGCGCTAGTGAGCAATGGAGTGAATGTCGCGGTTATTACTGGACGTCGCTCTGCCATTGTTGAAAATAGAATGAAGGCACTGAATGTTGCACATATAATTCAAGGCGAAGAGAATAAAGCAGACGCGCTTAGCGACCTGATGAAGCACCTTGAGTTAAACACTGACGAAGTGGCTGCGGTAGGTGATGACATGCCAGATACGGGTATGTACAAGCACGTTGCGGTTAAAATTGCGGTTGCCGATGCCCATCCTTACGTAGCAAAACAAGCAAACTGGATTACGACCCTTCCCGGAGGGTTTGGCGCGGTCCGAGAAATATCGGATACCATTTTGCAGGCCAAAGGGGTAGCAAATGAGATTTTTGGAGCTAGTGTATGA
- a CDS encoding KpsF/GutQ family sugar-phosphate isomerase yields MNTQTQMNYIDSAKRVIEIETQAIANLAERLNNEFIAACNILFACKGKVVVSGMGKSGHIGNKIAATLASTGTPAFFMHPGEANHGDLGMLSKGDVLLAISNSGETNELVNLLPVVKRLGIQVVAMTNSASSSLGQHADVVLDISVEKEACSLGLAPTSSTTATLVMGDALAVALLDQKGFTSDDFALSHPGGSLGRKLLLKVSDIMLSGSDIPLVHASASVADALLEISKKGLGMTGVIAADGTLTGVFTDGDLRRILDARVDVHSATVEEVMTKGGKTTTAGQLAVEALNLMETHKISALMVTDDKRKPVGAFNMHMLLKAGVL; encoded by the coding sequence ATGAATACACAAACTCAGATGAACTATATCGACTCAGCGAAGCGCGTTATTGAAATTGAAACACAGGCTATTGCTAATCTGGCAGAGCGCTTAAACAATGAATTTATCGCTGCCTGTAATATTCTCTTTGCCTGCAAGGGTAAAGTTGTCGTGAGTGGTATGGGAAAGTCTGGGCATATCGGAAATAAAATTGCCGCTACGCTTGCCAGTACAGGTACTCCTGCATTTTTCATGCACCCTGGTGAAGCCAACCATGGCGACTTGGGCATGCTAAGCAAAGGCGATGTCTTACTCGCCATCTCTAATTCTGGCGAGACTAACGAGCTAGTTAACTTATTGCCCGTAGTTAAGCGCTTAGGCATACAGGTGGTCGCCATGACCAACAGTGCTTCCAGTTCATTGGGGCAACACGCAGATGTCGTACTTGATATCAGCGTTGAAAAAGAAGCGTGTTCGCTAGGTCTTGCTCCTACGTCAAGCACAACCGCCACACTGGTTATGGGTGATGCGCTTGCGGTAGCACTGCTCGACCAAAAAGGTTTCACCTCAGATGACTTTGCGCTTTCGCACCCAGGCGGTAGTTTAGGCAGAAAACTTCTGCTTAAAGTTAGCGATATCATGCTAAGCGGCAGTGATATCCCCCTTGTCCATGCCAGTGCTTCTGTCGCTGACGCACTGCTGGAAATATCTAAAAAGGGATTGGGTATGACAGGCGTGATAGCGGCAGACGGTACGCTGACAGGCGTCTTTACGGATGGCGACCTACGACGAATCCTCGATGCCCGCGTAGACGTACACAGTGCGACAGTAGAAGAAGTAATGACTAAAGGCGGCAAGACTACCACCGCAGGTCAGCTGGCTGTAGAAGCCCTGAATTTGATGGAAACCCATAAAATTAGTGCGTTAATGGTTACTGACGATAAGCGCAAACCTGTTGGGGCTTTTAACATGCATATGCTACTAAAAGCAGGAGTGCTTTAA
- a CDS encoding calcium/sodium antiporter: MLLNIVIFLVGLIVLSWSADRFVYGASALAKNIGISPMMIGLTIVAMGSSAPEIVVSAIASANGNMNTAVGNALGSNITNIALVLGITALVKPLLVSSTTLKRELPALLIISLIAIGFMFDGELKSYEGIILLGLFIFVLAMMAWLSLQVDKEDPLVAETADEIPKGVSNTSALIWIGVGLVILPLSAHFLVNSAVEIARYMGISDLVIGLTIIAFGTSLPELAASVAGVLKGEDDLALGNIIGSNIFNLLAVLGMPGLIAPGILDPDVYNRDMYVMLGLTLLLFLFSFDLIGKRTISRTNGFILLACFIGYQFWLFG, encoded by the coding sequence GTGCTTTTAAACATTGTCATTTTTCTTGTTGGGCTGATTGTACTGAGTTGGAGCGCTGACCGGTTTGTATATGGCGCCTCAGCATTAGCAAAAAACATCGGCATTTCTCCAATGATGATCGGACTAACGATTGTCGCTATGGGATCTTCGGCACCTGAAATTGTGGTTTCCGCCATAGCCTCCGCAAATGGCAATATGAACACCGCCGTGGGTAACGCGCTAGGTTCTAACATCACGAACATCGCGCTAGTTTTAGGTATAACCGCGCTAGTGAAACCATTGCTTGTTTCATCAACAACATTAAAGCGCGAGCTTCCAGCACTCCTTATCATCTCATTGATTGCCATTGGCTTTATGTTTGACGGTGAACTTAAGTCTTATGAAGGTATTATCCTACTAGGCCTGTTCATTTTCGTACTGGCAATGATGGCGTGGTTGTCGCTACAGGTAGATAAAGAAGATCCTCTGGTTGCGGAAACCGCAGATGAAATCCCCAAAGGCGTTTCAAATACGTCAGCCCTCATTTGGATTGGTGTAGGCCTTGTAATACTGCCATTAAGTGCTCACTTTTTGGTGAACTCAGCAGTAGAAATTGCCAGATACATGGGCATTTCGGATTTGGTTATCGGACTAACGATTATTGCGTTTGGTACAAGTCTACCTGAACTAGCAGCAAGTGTTGCTGGTGTACTGAAAGGGGAAGACGATTTAGCACTGGGTAATATCATCGGCTCAAATATCTTCAACCTGCTTGCCGTACTTGGCATGCCTGGGTTAATCGCGCCTGGTATCCTGGACCCTGACGTTTACAACCGAGATATGTACGTAATGCTTGGTTTAACATTATTATTGTTCTTGTTCAGCTTCGATTTAATCGGCAAACGTACAATATCAAGAACAAATGGATTCATACTTCTGGCTTGCTTTATCGGCTATCAATTCTGGCTATTCGGATAA
- the mlaF gene encoding phospholipid ABC transporter ATP-binding protein MlaF, with amino-acid sequence MDHLVEVDNLTFKRADRIIYDGISLKVPKGKITAVMGPSGIGKTTLLRLIGGQLTPDEGDVRFDGDSIVSMSRKTLYETRRRMSMLFQSGALFTDMSVFDNVAFPLREHTKLSEDVIATIVALKLQAVGLRGAAQLMPSELSGGMARRAALARAIALDPDLIMYDEPFAGQDPISMGVLVKLIRELNDALNLTSIVVTHDVTEVLTIADYIYILADKRVIGEGTAQQIKESDSELVQQFLKGKADGPVPFHYPAPDLKASFLGADK; translated from the coding sequence ATGGATCATTTAGTTGAAGTAGATAACCTTACCTTTAAGCGCGCTGATCGCATCATTTATGATGGGATATCGCTAAAGGTACCCAAAGGCAAAATTACTGCGGTAATGGGGCCAAGTGGTATAGGTAAAACCACGCTGCTGCGCCTTATTGGCGGGCAGTTAACGCCAGATGAAGGTGACGTTAGATTCGACGGCGATTCGATTGTTTCTATGTCGAGAAAAACGCTATATGAGACACGTCGTAGAATGAGCATGCTTTTTCAAAGTGGTGCGCTTTTTACCGATATGAGTGTGTTCGATAACGTGGCGTTTCCACTTCGCGAACATACAAAACTTTCTGAAGACGTTATTGCGACAATTGTCGCTTTAAAGCTACAGGCAGTAGGATTGCGCGGTGCAGCTCAGTTAATGCCTAGTGAATTATCTGGTGGTATGGCGCGCAGGGCTGCTTTGGCTAGGGCGATTGCACTAGATCCAGATTTAATCATGTACGACGAACCCTTTGCAGGACAAGATCCTATATCAATGGGTGTGCTGGTTAAGCTTATTCGTGAATTAAACGACGCACTTAATCTAACCAGTATTGTGGTGACTCACGATGTCACTGAAGTACTGACCATTGCCGATTATATTTATATCTTAGCTGACAAGCGGGTTATCGGTGAAGGAACGGCGCAGCAAATCAAAGAAAGTGACTCTGAATTAGTCCAACAGTTCTTGAAAGGAAAAGCAGATGGTCCGGTACCATTTCATTATCCTGCACCTGATTTGAAAGCAAGCTTCTTGGGGGCAGATAAATGA
- the mlaE gene encoding lipid asymmetry maintenance ABC transporter permease subunit MlaE — protein MKFFQSIGAKTIGKVTAVGRAALMLFGALIAVPRLKNVPLVIKQLYVVGVQSLLIIMVSGLFIGMVMALQGYTILVDYGAEGSLGPMVALSLLRELGPVVTALLFAGRAGSALTAEIGLMKATEQLSSLEMMAVDPLRRIVAPRFWAGMLAMPMLAIIFSAIGILGGHLVGVDWLGVDAGSYWSIMQSTVDWNQDVINGVIKSLVFALVVTWIAIFKGYDSIPTSEGISKATTETVVYSSLAVLGLDFVLTALMFGIE, from the coding sequence ATGAAGTTCTTCCAATCAATAGGCGCTAAAACGATAGGGAAGGTCACTGCGGTTGGTCGAGCAGCTCTTATGTTATTCGGTGCGTTAATCGCTGTTCCTCGGCTTAAAAATGTACCGCTGGTGATTAAGCAATTGTATGTAGTGGGCGTTCAGTCGCTACTCATTATTATGGTGTCGGGGTTATTCATCGGCATGGTAATGGCGCTACAAGGCTACACCATTTTGGTTGATTATGGCGCAGAAGGTAGCTTAGGCCCCATGGTCGCACTTTCATTGTTAAGAGAGCTTGGTCCGGTAGTTACCGCATTGCTTTTTGCTGGGCGAGCTGGCTCAGCCTTAACAGCTGAAATAGGCTTAATGAAAGCCACTGAGCAGCTGAGTAGTTTAGAGATGATGGCGGTAGACCCGCTACGACGTATTGTCGCACCGCGTTTTTGGGCGGGAATGTTAGCGATGCCTATGCTTGCCATTATTTTCAGTGCCATTGGTATTTTAGGCGGCCACTTAGTGGGTGTTGATTGGTTAGGCGTTGATGCAGGCAGCTACTGGTCAATTATGCAATCGACAGTAGATTGGAACCAGGATGTCATAAACGGCGTAATAAAAAGCCTCGTGTTTGCCTTGGTTGTGACGTGGATTGCCATATTTAAAGGTTACGATTCTATTCCAACATCGGAAGGGATCAGCAAAGCGACTACCGAAACGGTGGTCTATTCATCATTAGCAGTATTAGGGCTGGACTTCGTGCTAACCGCCCTTATGTTTGGTATCGAGTAG
- the mlaD gene encoding outer membrane lipid asymmetry maintenance protein MlaD, whose translation MSKYKTEVMVGVFVMLTIGALLLLALKVANQTVATEGDTYTLYAKFDNIGGLKPRSAVKVGGVTVGRVSSITLDQEDFTPVVELSILNEYNGFPETSSVSILTSGLLGEQYVGFQPGFSFDGVANLQNGDYLQDTKSALVLEDLIGQFLFNRGSDED comes from the coding sequence ATGAGTAAGTATAAAACGGAAGTAATGGTTGGTGTGTTTGTCATGCTTACAATCGGTGCGTTGTTGTTATTGGCACTGAAAGTAGCAAACCAAACGGTAGCCACCGAAGGCGATACCTACACGTTATACGCAAAATTCGACAATATTGGCGGCTTAAAGCCGAGATCGGCAGTAAAGGTTGGTGGGGTAACGGTTGGCCGTGTGTCATCGATTACGCTAGACCAAGAAGATTTTACGCCAGTGGTTGAGCTGTCAATTTTAAATGAATACAACGGCTTTCCAGAAACCAGCTCTGTGTCTATTTTGACCTCGGGTTTGCTAGGCGAACAGTATGTTGGCTTCCAACCTGGCTTCTCTTTCGACGGTGTCGCTAATTTACAGAATGGCGATTACCTTCAGGATACTAAGTCAGCTTTGGTTCTTGAAGATCTCATTGGTCAGTTCTTATTTAATCGCGGAAGCGACGAAGACTAA
- a CDS encoding phospholipid-binding protein MlaC → MKKFMVALGIFMMSVAGIANAQEVNEQNPYELVQDVANRTFERIKANQAAIKADPEMLRTIMEEELVPHIDYKFAAFMVLGKHFKSVPQEKMGEYISVFRQYLVTTYAVAMGYYDNQEVIFEPESSFDDKKSVTVRAVVQDPNRPEIKIAFKVRKDSKTNEWKAYDMVAEGISMLNSKRSEFESILRQDGIDAVIALMRDKIGKPVELKQGEPIEIEGEAE, encoded by the coding sequence TTGAAAAAGTTTATGGTAGCACTTGGCATCTTCATGATGTCTGTAGCGGGCATAGCGAATGCACAAGAAGTTAATGAACAAAACCCGTATGAATTGGTTCAAGACGTAGCAAACCGCACGTTTGAGCGCATCAAAGCGAACCAAGCAGCGATCAAAGCTGATCCTGAAATGCTACGCACTATTATGGAAGAAGAATTAGTACCTCATATCGACTACAAATTCGCTGCTTTTATGGTACTAGGAAAACACTTTAAGTCAGTACCTCAAGAGAAGATGGGCGAGTACATCAGCGTATTTCGTCAATATTTGGTAACAACCTACGCTGTGGCAATGGGCTACTACGACAACCAAGAAGTCATCTTTGAGCCTGAATCATCTTTTGATGATAAAAAATCAGTAACAGTGCGTGCAGTGGTTCAAGATCCAAACCGCCCTGAAATCAAAATTGCTTTTAAAGTTCGTAAAGATAGTAAAACGAACGAGTGGAAAGCCTACGATATGGTTGCTGAAGGCATCAGCATGCTAAACAGCAAGCGTAGCGAATTTGAATCAATCCTTCGTCAAGACGGTATCGATGCAGTTATCGCACTAATGCGCGACAAAATTGGTAAGCCAGTTGAGCTTAAGCAAGGCGAGCCAATCGAAATCGAAGGAGAGGCTGAGTGA
- a CDS encoding lipid asymmetry maintenance protein MlaB, with protein sequence MSLFEVNDKGNVVVHGHLDRETLSKNFWDSLDGNERSTLINNKRCLVDLSDVERADSAGLAWLINAVRDAKQNGVSMSLYKMPEKLRKLAKISDADSFLPVE encoded by the coding sequence GTGAGCCTATTCGAGGTAAACGACAAAGGCAATGTAGTGGTTCACGGTCATCTTGACCGTGAAACGCTGTCGAAGAATTTCTGGGATAGTTTGGACGGAAATGAGCGTAGTACCTTGATTAACAATAAAAGATGTCTTGTTGATTTAAGTGATGTTGAGCGCGCAGACAGTGCAGGTTTGGCTTGGCTTATTAATGCCGTTAGGGATGCAAAGCAAAATGGTGTTAGCATGAGCCTATATAAAATGCCTGAGAAGCTACGTAAGCTTGCTAAAATAAGCGACGCAGATAGCTTTTTACCCGTAGAATAA
- a CDS encoding BolA family protein: MELSEIEKILKDALDLHEVHVKGEGSHFNIIAVSDAFNGMSRVKRQQAVYAPLADKIADGSMHAITIKTFSVKDWERERQFNIPQ; encoded by the coding sequence ATGGAATTGTCTGAAATTGAAAAAATCTTGAAAGATGCGTTAGACCTTCACGAAGTCCATGTAAAGGGCGAAGGTTCGCATTTTAATATTATTGCGGTAAGCGATGCTTTTAATGGAATGAGCCGTGTGAAGCGCCAGCAAGCGGTATATGCGCCCTTGGCTGATAAAATTGCAGACGGCAGCATGCATGCAATTACCATCAAGACGTTTTCAGTAAAAGACTGGGAGCGTGAGCGCCAGTTTAATATTCCTCAATAA
- the murA gene encoding UDP-N-acetylglucosamine 1-carboxyvinyltransferase has translation MDKLVIKKGPALNGTVRISGAKNAALPLLMTSLLTDSPCRYTNVPRLRDINTTTALLRELGVEVALPAPNDIVIDASTLQSVTASYELVRTMRASILVLGPLLAKQGKANVSLPGGCAIGARPVNLHLTGLEKMGAKIEVDEGYIRAEVDGRLKGARIFMDMVSVGATENLLMAAALADGTTILENAAREPEIVDLANCLIQMGAKISGAGSDKITIEGVETLNGCDYAVLPDRIETGTFLVAAAVTGGKIRCTHAAPDTLDAVLDKLEQAGAKITTGDDWIELDMEGRKPQAVRVKTAPHPAFPTDMQAQFVTLNCVAEGTGVITETIFENRFMHVPELQRMGAEIALEANSAVSKGSSSLKGAPVMATDLRASASLVIAGLIAEGETHVNRIYHLDRGYEAIEEKLGGLGAIIERVKE, from the coding sequence GTGGATAAACTCGTAATTAAAAAGGGCCCTGCGCTCAACGGTACCGTGCGCATCTCTGGCGCTAAAAACGCGGCCTTGCCATTGTTGATGACAAGCTTGCTGACCGACTCTCCTTGTCGTTACACCAACGTTCCTCGTCTTCGTGACATCAATACAACGACGGCACTTTTGCGTGAATTAGGGGTTGAAGTCGCACTACCCGCACCTAACGATATCGTTATCGATGCGAGTACGCTACAAAGCGTTACAGCGTCCTATGAGTTAGTACGTACTATGCGTGCGTCTATCTTGGTACTTGGCCCACTGTTAGCTAAGCAAGGTAAAGCGAATGTCTCTTTGCCCGGTGGCTGTGCTATAGGTGCGCGCCCGGTAAATCTTCATTTAACTGGCCTTGAAAAGATGGGCGCGAAGATTGAAGTAGACGAAGGCTATATTCGAGCCGAAGTCGATGGGCGTCTGAAAGGTGCGCGTATTTTCATGGATATGGTAAGCGTGGGTGCCACTGAAAACCTACTGATGGCAGCGGCGCTGGCTGACGGAACAACCATTCTTGAAAACGCGGCACGCGAGCCCGAAATCGTTGATTTAGCAAACTGTCTTATTCAGATGGGCGCGAAAATTAGCGGTGCAGGAAGCGATAAAATAACCATTGAGGGCGTGGAAACCTTAAACGGTTGTGATTATGCAGTACTGCCTGACCGTATAGAAACCGGTACTTTCTTGGTAGCGGCTGCTGTGACAGGTGGGAAAATACGCTGTACTCATGCGGCGCCAGATACATTAGATGCAGTGCTAGATAAGCTAGAGCAAGCCGGAGCTAAAATCACCACTGGTGATGACTGGATAGAGCTAGACATGGAAGGGCGCAAACCACAGGCTGTGCGAGTAAAAACCGCACCACACCCAGCATTCCCTACGGATATGCAGGCGCAGTTTGTTACCTTAAACTGTGTTGCCGAAGGCACGGGCGTAATTACAGAAACCATTTTTGAAAACCGCTTCATGCACGTGCCAGAGTTACAACGTATGGGCGCAGAAATCGCGTTAGAAGCGAACTCAGCAGTGTCTAAAGGCAGCTCAAGCCTTAAAGGAGCTCCGGTAATGGCTACTGACCTGCGCGCGTCGGCAAGCTTGGTGATAGCTGGGCTCATCGCAGAAGGTGAGACTCACGTGAATCGCATTTATCACTTAGACCGTGGTTATGAAGCCATTGAAGAGAAGCTGGGTGGCTTGGGTGCCATCATTGAAAGAGTGAAAGAATAA
- a CDS encoding trypsin-like peptidase domain-containing protein produces MTGRSIFNFLLKSVFLGVAVAALLLVFLPDLRQGKGLAQGFFNSPSVSASRESYFTALSRSAPAVVNIYSVSIENGSGLFRNQSRGRTNLGSGVIMTENGYLLTCHHVVADADSIYVAVQDGRILEAQIVGTDPLTDLAVLKVTADNLHIIPQVSEPDTHVGDVVMAIGNPFDLGQTITQGIVSRAGRNGLSNYVDFIQTDAVLNQGNSGGALVDSNGILLGITNANFQVLDSNNRARNVDGINFAVPYELAKRVMDEIISNGRVVRGQLGFVGGENRNRPGIDVSAVAKGSPADIAGIRPGDIIVAIDGVRLESASKTLDMIAETEPGTELEIELSRDGRSITLTATVAELRAGQ; encoded by the coding sequence GTGACTGGCCGCTCAATTTTTAACTTCTTACTAAAATCTGTATTTCTTGGCGTAGCTGTTGCTGCACTACTGTTAGTTTTCCTACCCGATCTACGTCAAGGCAAAGGCCTTGCTCAAGGATTCTTTAACTCTCCATCAGTAAGCGCTAGTCGCGAAAGCTATTTTACTGCCCTGAGCCGCTCTGCGCCTGCAGTAGTCAATATCTACAGCGTCAGTATTGAGAACGGTTCAGGCCTATTCAGAAATCAATCTCGTGGGCGCACCAATTTGGGTTCTGGCGTTATCATGACAGAAAATGGCTATTTGCTTACCTGTCACCACGTAGTTGCAGATGCCGATAGCATTTACGTAGCGGTTCAAGATGGACGTATTTTGGAAGCGCAAATTGTGGGCACCGACCCACTGACCGACCTTGCCGTGTTAAAAGTCACCGCTGATAACCTGCACATTATTCCTCAGGTGTCAGAACCTGACACCCATGTGGGTGATGTGGTGATGGCGATTGGTAATCCTTTCGATCTGGGACAAACCATTACTCAAGGCATAGTAAGCAGAGCCGGACGAAATGGTCTATCTAATTATGTTGATTTCATTCAAACCGACGCAGTTTTGAACCAAGGTAACTCTGGTGGCGCACTGGTAGATAGCAATGGTATTTTGCTGGGTATCACTAACGCCAACTTCCAAGTGCTAGATTCAAATAATCGCGCTCGCAATGTAGACGGCATTAACTTTGCCGTGCCTTACGAATTAGCTAAGCGAGTCATGGATGAAATTATCAGCAATGGACGTGTTGTTCGCGGGCAGCTTGGTTTTGTTGGCGGTGAAAACCGCAACCGACCAGGCATAGACGTTTCAGCAGTAGCTAAAGGCAGCCCTGCCGACATCGCGGGTATCCGCCCTGGCGACATCATAGTAGCCATAGACGGCGTACGTTTAGAAAGCGCATCAAAAACGTTGGATATGATTGCCGAAACCGAGCCCGGTACAGAACTTGAAATTGAGCTCAGCCGCGACGGGCGTTCGATTACTCTTACGGCAACGGTCGCAGAGCTTCGCGCTGGTCAATAA
- a CDS encoding DegQ family serine endoprotease, producing MSFRHCLLASAVVVSSLGFTASTQAALPFFSDKKDEVPSLAPMLEEATPAVVSIAVEGTQTSTQRVPEMFRYFFGAPQEQVQERPFRGLGSGVIIDADKGYVVTNNHVVDNADEITVKLTDGREFKAKKLGSDEQSDIALLKIEPDDLKALPLADSDALRVGDFVVAIGNPFGLSQTVTSGIVSALGRSGLNIGGYEDFIQTDAAINRGNSGGALVNLHGELVGINTAIFGPNGGNVGIGFAIPANMMKSLIDQIAEFGEVRRGLLGILGSDIDAGLAEAMNAEVNIGAFVSEVQPDSAAEKGGLQAGDIITAINGRKLHSFQELRAKIASMGAGAEVELTVMRKGKKMNVDVVLDDATDTTVTAAQIHPALEGATLSNGTDDAGNAGVVVSDIERGAPAARIGLQSDDVIIGVNRVRTSTVAEFRNALDEAKGVIALNVKRGNSTLYLVIRQ from the coding sequence ATGTCTTTCCGCCATTGTCTATTGGCGTCTGCCGTTGTTGTAAGTTCATTGGGCTTTACTGCTAGCACACAGGCGGCGTTACCGTTCTTTTCTGATAAGAAAGATGAAGTTCCCTCTTTAGCCCCTATGCTAGAAGAAGCTACCCCAGCGGTAGTGAGCATTGCGGTAGAAGGAACACAAACCTCTACGCAGCGTGTACCCGAGATGTTTCGCTACTTCTTCGGCGCCCCGCAAGAGCAGGTTCAAGAACGTCCTTTCCGAGGTCTTGGTTCTGGTGTCATCATTGATGCCGATAAAGGTTATGTCGTTACCAACAACCACGTTGTTGATAATGCAGATGAAATCACCGTAAAGTTAACTGACGGTCGCGAGTTTAAGGCGAAAAAGCTAGGCTCCGACGAGCAAAGCGATATCGCGTTACTTAAAATAGAACCTGATGATTTAAAAGCGTTACCGCTTGCCGATTCTGACGCGCTGCGCGTAGGTGACTTTGTAGTAGCAATAGGTAATCCGTTTGGTCTTTCTCAAACAGTTACCTCTGGTATTGTGAGCGCTCTGGGCCGCTCTGGCTTGAACATTGGCGGTTATGAAGACTTTATTCAGACCGACGCAGCAATTAACCGAGGTAACTCAGGCGGTGCGTTAGTTAACCTTCACGGTGAACTGGTTGGTATCAACACCGCTATTTTTGGTCCTAACGGCGGCAACGTCGGTATTGGTTTTGCTATTCCTGCCAATATGATGAAAAGCCTAATTGATCAAATTGCAGAATTTGGTGAAGTTCGCCGTGGCCTTCTAGGCATTTTAGGTAGCGATATTGACGCGGGCCTTGCCGAAGCCATGAATGCGGAAGTGAACATTGGTGCGTTCGTGAGCGAAGTGCAGCCAGACTCTGCCGCTGAAAAAGGTGGTCTGCAAGCCGGTGATATTATTACTGCCATTAATGGTCGTAAACTTCATAGCTTCCAAGAACTGCGCGCAAAAATTGCGAGTATGGGCGCGGGCGCTGAAGTTGAGCTCACGGTAATGCGCAAAGGTAAGAAAATGAACGTAGACGTTGTATTAGATGACGCTACAGACACGACAGTGACGGCTGCTCAAATTCACCCAGCCCTAGAAGGTGCAACCCTGTCTAACGGCACTGACGATGCTGGTAATGCTGGCGTAGTGGTTTCTGATATCGAGCGTGGTGCGCCTGCGGCGCGAATAGGCCTTCAATCTGATGATGTGATAATCGGCGTTAACCGCGTACGTACGTCTACGGTTGCAGAGTTCAGAAATGCACTAGACGAAGCCAAAGGCGTTATCGCACTAAATGTAAAACGTGGAAACTCTACGCTTTACTTGGTAATCAGACAGTAG